One window from the genome of Breoghania sp. L-A4 encodes:
- the flhA gene encoding flagellar biosynthesis protein FlhA — MLTDLFHFLRRGDIGLAMGVMTILVVLIMPMPAFMLDLFLAISIILSILILMTSLFIQTPLEFSVFPTVLLIATMLRLALNLASTRLILAYGHEGTGAAGHVIEAFGNFVMGGNFIIGLIVFAILVIVNFVVITKGSGRIAEVAARFTLDAMPGKQMAIDADLSAGLIEEAEARTRRQVLEDESSFFGAMDGASKFVRGDAIAGLLITFINIVAGIIIGVAQQDLSFADASRTYTLLTIGDGLVSQIPALIVSTAAGLLVSKAGVKGAADKALMKQLSGYPKAMGMSAFVMGVMSLLPGMPMIPFLGMAGLAGWIAYRSNLTQKAVVVQAAVSHAEAIKPPPPQEPPITDALKMDDLRIELGYALLPLINSDQAGGDQLTEQIKALRRQLATDLGVLMPAVRILDNVQLQANDYLIKVKEVEAGRGQIYPNQFMVMDPQGGQVQLPGTHTVEPTFGLPATWVEASLREDASLKGYTVVDPATVMSTHLTEILRANVSELLSYADVQKLFAELPKEQSKLVEDIVPGQISFSSIQRVLQMLLAERVSVRDLGTILEGIAEASSFSRNPQVIAEHVRARLARQICAANLAPGGYLPLLSLSPQWEQAFAESIVGEGDDRHLAMAPSKLQEFVGLVRDGFEKAALSGEAPVLLTSAGARPFVRSIVERFRAHTTVMSQSEVHPRTRLKTIGSV; from the coding sequence ATGCTGACGGATCTGTTCCATTTCCTGCGCCGCGGCGACATTGGCCTGGCGATGGGGGTCATGACGATCCTGGTCGTGCTGATCATGCCGATGCCGGCGTTCATGCTCGATCTGTTCCTCGCGATCTCGATCATCCTCTCGATCTTGATCCTGATGACCTCGCTGTTCATTCAGACGCCGCTGGAATTCTCGGTCTTTCCCACCGTCTTGCTGATCGCCACCATGCTGCGGCTGGCGCTGAACCTCGCCTCGACCCGTCTGATCCTCGCCTATGGGCATGAGGGAACGGGCGCGGCCGGCCATGTCATCGAGGCCTTTGGCAACTTCGTCATGGGCGGCAACTTCATCATCGGCCTGATCGTCTTCGCGATTCTGGTGATTGTGAATTTCGTGGTCATCACCAAGGGTTCCGGCCGTATCGCCGAGGTGGCCGCGCGATTCACGCTTGATGCGATGCCCGGCAAGCAGATGGCGATCGACGCCGATCTCTCCGCGGGTCTGATCGAGGAGGCCGAGGCGCGCACCCGCCGTCAGGTTCTCGAGGACGAGTCCTCGTTCTTCGGCGCCATGGACGGTGCATCGAAGTTCGTGCGCGGTGACGCCATCGCCGGGCTTCTCATCACCTTCATCAACATCGTCGCGGGCATCATCATCGGTGTCGCGCAGCAGGATTTGTCGTTCGCGGACGCCAGCAGAACCTACACGCTGCTGACCATTGGCGACGGTCTGGTCTCCCAGATCCCGGCGCTGATCGTCTCCACGGCCGCGGGCCTTCTGGTTTCCAAGGCCGGCGTCAAGGGCGCCGCCGACAAGGCGCTGATGAAGCAGCTCTCCGGCTATCCCAAAGCCATGGGCATGTCGGCCTTCGTGATGGGCGTAATGTCGCTGCTGCCGGGCATGCCGATGATCCCGTTCCTCGGGATGGCGGGCCTTGCGGGATGGATCGCCTACCGCTCCAATCTCACGCAGAAGGCTGTGGTCGTGCAGGCGGCCGTCAGCCACGCGGAGGCGATCAAACCGCCGCCGCCGCAGGAACCGCCGATCACCGACGCGTTGAAGATGGACGATCTGCGCATCGAACTCGGTTACGCGTTGCTGCCGCTGATCAACTCCGATCAGGCCGGAGGCGATCAGTTGACCGAGCAGATCAAGGCGCTGCGCCGCCAGCTCGCCACCGATCTCGGCGTGCTGATGCCGGCCGTCCGCATCCTCGACAACGTTCAGCTTCAGGCCAACGACTATCTGATCAAGGTCAAGGAAGTGGAGGCCGGAAGGGGCCAGATCTATCCCAACCAGTTCATGGTCATGGACCCGCAGGGCGGCCAGGTGCAATTGCCGGGGACGCACACGGTGGAGCCGACCTTCGGGCTTCCCGCGACCTGGGTGGAGGCGAGCCTGCGCGAGGATGCAAGCCTCAAGGGGTACACCGTGGTCGATCCGGCAACGGTCATGTCGACGCATCTGACCGAGATCCTGCGCGCCAACGTGTCCGAGCTTCTCTCCTACGCCGATGTGCAGAAACTGTTCGCGGAGCTTCCCAAGGAACAGTCGAAACTGGTGGAGGACATCGTCCCCGGGCAAATCAGCTTCTCCAGCATCCAGCGCGTGCTTCAGATGCTGTTGGCCGAACGCGTCTCCGTCCGCGATCTGGGAACCATCCTGGAAGGCATCGCGGAAGCCTCGTCGTTCTCGCGCAATCCGCAGGTCATCGCCGAACACGTGCGCGCGCGGCTCGCCCGGCAGATCTGCGCCGCCAATCTGGCGCCGGGCGGCTATCTGCCGCTGCTCAGCCTGTCGCCGCAGTGGGAGCAGGCGTTCGCCGAATCCATCGTCGGGGAGGGCGATGATCGTCATCTGGCGATGGCGCCCAGCAAGCTGCAGGAGTTCGTTGGCCTGGTACGCGACGGCTTTGAAAAGGCGGCGCTCTCCGGCGAGGCGCCGGTGCTGCTGACCTCCGCGGGCGCGCGTCCCTTCGTACGCTCCATCGTGGAGCGGTTCCGGGCCCACACCACGGTGATGAGCCAGAGCGAAGTCCATCCGCGCACCCGGCTGAAAACCATCGGTTCTGTCTGA
- a CDS encoding sigma-54 dependent transcriptional regulator encodes MQLLIIGTLGGQLTAATKIAMDRGAGVIYAENVNDALKVLRSGRGADLIMIDVNLDIGALIERLQAERIHVPVVACGTETNARAAVEAIRAGAKEYIPLPPDPELIAAVLGAVANDQSDIIYRDDAMAAVVRLAEQVAPSEASVLITGESGTGKEVLARHVHRKSNRSNKTFVSVNCAAIPENLLESELFGHEKGAFTGAIARRIGKFEEADGGTLLLDEISEMDVRLQAKLLRAIQERVIDRVGGTRPVPVNIRILATSNRDLAEEVRGGRFREDLLYRLNVVNLKIPPLRLRPADISELAHHFMRKYSKINGVPEREINAEARRALMSNPWPGNVRELENTMHRAVLLGADDEIGPEAILTPDGSPANSGGFLGAGDPAAHAALAAQAVTRTMVGRTVAEVEQDLILDTLDHCLGNRTHAAKILGISIRTLRNKLNQYSDDGAQIPAPGEARHAGY; translated from the coding sequence ATGCAACTCCTGATTATCGGCACTCTCGGCGGGCAACTCACCGCGGCGACCAAAATCGCCATGGACCGTGGCGCGGGTGTCATTTACGCGGAAAACGTCAATGATGCGCTGAAGGTCCTGCGCTCGGGGCGCGGCGCCGATCTGATCATGATCGACGTCAATCTCGATATCGGCGCCCTGATCGAACGGCTGCAGGCCGAACGTATCCATGTTCCTGTTGTTGCCTGCGGCACGGAGACCAATGCGCGCGCCGCGGTCGAGGCAATTCGCGCCGGCGCGAAGGAATATATTCCGCTGCCGCCGGATCCCGAGCTCATCGCGGCGGTTCTGGGCGCGGTCGCCAACGACCAGTCCGATATCATCTATCGAGACGATGCCATGGCCGCCGTCGTTCGCCTGGCAGAACAGGTGGCGCCTTCGGAAGCATCGGTGCTGATCACCGGCGAATCGGGCACCGGCAAGGAAGTTCTGGCGCGCCACGTTCATCGCAAGTCCAACCGCTCCAACAAGACCTTCGTCTCGGTCAACTGCGCGGCGATCCCCGAAAATCTCCTGGAATCCGAGCTGTTCGGACATGAAAAGGGGGCCTTTACCGGCGCCATCGCCCGTCGTATCGGCAAGTTCGAGGAAGCCGACGGCGGTACCTTGCTGCTCGACGAGATCTCGGAGATGGACGTGCGCCTGCAGGCGAAGCTGCTGCGCGCCATCCAGGAGCGGGTGATTGATCGCGTTGGCGGCACGCGCCCTGTGCCGGTCAACATCCGGATCCTTGCGACCTCCAACCGCGATCTCGCGGAAGAGGTGCGCGGCGGACGGTTCCGAGAGGATCTGCTGTACCGGCTGAACGTGGTCAACCTGAAGATCCCGCCTTTGCGCTTGCGTCCGGCCGATATCTCGGAACTGGCGCATCACTTCATGCGCAAATACTCCAAGATCAACGGTGTTCCGGAGCGCGAGATCAACGCCGAAGCGCGGCGTGCCCTGATGTCCAATCCGTGGCCGGGCAATGTGCGCGAGCTGGAGAACACCATGCATCGCGCGGTGCTTCTGGGTGCGGATGACGAGATCGGCCCCGAGGCAATCCTGACGCCCGATGGAAGCCCCGCCAACTCCGGCGGCTTCCTGGGAGCGGGCGACCCGGCCGCGCATGCGGCGCTGGCCGCGCAGGCCGTCACCCGCACGATGGTCGGCCGCACGGTCGCCGAGGTTGAGCAGGATCTGATCCTCGACACGCTGGATCATTGCCTTGGCAATCGCACCCACGCCGCGAAAATCCTGGGCATCTCGATCCGCACGCTGCGCAACAAGCTCAACCAGTATTCCGATGATGGCGCGCAGATCCCCGCACCGGGCGAAGCCCGCCATGCGGGGTATTGA
- the fliG gene encoding flagellar motor switch protein FliG, translating to MGATTRSLTISTEHEDRELVGVERAAVLLLALGEEHGRPVWERLDEIEIRQISATLAKLGPVTPTMLESLMVDFVTKLTSQGALTGNVDATERLLGSFLPSDRVSHIMEEIRGPAGRNMWEKLSNVQENVLANYLKNEYPQTVSVVLSKIRADHAARVLSILPEEFALEVVNRMLRMEAVQKDVLEKMEQTLRTEFMSNLSQTSRRDSHELMADIFNNFDRQTEARFLSALEEESRESAEKIKTLMFTFDDLAKLDAASVQTLLRNVDKGKMGIALKGSSEAVREFFFSNMTARAAKMLQDDMNALGPVRLRDIDDIQSEMVNVAKDLAARGEIMITKNGSDDELVY from the coding sequence ATGGGAGCGACAACAAGAAGCCTGACCATCTCCACCGAGCACGAAGACCGTGAGTTGGTCGGCGTCGAGCGCGCGGCGGTGTTGCTGCTCGCGCTTGGAGAGGAGCACGGCCGGCCGGTATGGGAGCGTCTCGATGAAATCGAGATTCGCCAGATTTCGGCAACGCTTGCCAAGCTCGGACCGGTCACGCCGACCATGCTTGAATCCCTGATGGTCGACTTTGTCACCAAGCTGACGTCGCAGGGCGCATTGACGGGCAATGTGGACGCCACGGAGCGTTTGCTCGGCTCCTTCCTGCCTTCCGACCGCGTCTCGCACATCATGGAAGAGATCCGCGGCCCGGCTGGGCGCAACATGTGGGAGAAGCTGTCGAACGTTCAGGAGAACGTCCTCGCCAATTATCTCAAGAACGAATATCCGCAGACCGTGTCTGTCGTGCTGTCGAAGATCCGGGCCGATCACGCGGCGCGGGTATTGTCGATCCTGCCGGAGGAATTCGCGCTCGAAGTGGTCAACCGCATGCTGCGCATGGAAGCGGTGCAGAAGGACGTGCTCGAGAAAATGGAGCAGACGCTGCGCACCGAGTTCATGTCCAATCTGTCGCAGACCAGCCGTCGCGACTCCCACGAGCTGATGGCTGATATCTTCAACAACTTCGACCGCCAGACCGAAGCCCGATTCCTCTCCGCGCTCGAGGAGGAAAGCCGCGAGTCGGCGGAGAAGATCAAGACGCTGATGTTCACCTTCGACGATCTGGCGAAGCTGGATGCCGCGAGCGTCCAGACGCTGTTGCGCAACGTCGACAAGGGGAAGATGGGCATCGCGCTGAAGGGTTCGAGCGAGGCCGTTCGCGAGTTCTTCTTCTCCAACATGACGGCGCGTGCGGCCAAGATGCTGCAGGACGACATGAATGCGCTTGGCCCCGTGCGGCTGCGCGATATCGACGATATTCAGTCAGAGATGGTCAACGTCGCCAAGGATCTTGCTGCGCGCGGTGAAATCATGATCACCAAGAACGGCAGCGATGATGAACTTGTCTACTAA
- a CDS encoding GNAT family N-acetyltransferase: MPCETRAGSSCVTLNLDGYTPVPAGKTASVVTYLEMRARPEPNPRDATGLSLHRVDAAESDWYRGLFRRIGADWLWSERLAMSEADLKAILADPAVEIYSLIRRGREAGMVELDFRDPENVELGYFGLVPEAIGSGAGRWMMEQALDEVWARPRTRRFWVHTCTLDAPGALGFYQACGFTPYKRAIEVSDDPRLAGLLPRDAAPQVPVL; the protein is encoded by the coding sequence ATGCCGTGCGAGACACGTGCGGGATCGTCCTGCGTCACGCTCAATCTCGACGGCTATACGCCGGTGCCCGCGGGCAAGACCGCGTCCGTGGTCACGTATCTGGAAATGCGGGCGCGGCCGGAACCGAACCCGCGCGACGCGACAGGTCTTTCCCTGCATCGTGTGGATGCGGCGGAATCCGATTGGTATCGCGGGTTGTTTCGCCGTATCGGAGCCGATTGGCTGTGGTCCGAGCGGCTGGCGATGAGCGAGGCGGACCTGAAGGCTATTCTCGCCGATCCCGCGGTCGAGATTTACTCACTGATCCGCCGCGGGCGGGAGGCCGGCATGGTGGAACTGGACTTCCGCGATCCCGAGAACGTCGAACTGGGCTATTTCGGTCTCGTCCCGGAGGCGATCGGTTCGGGCGCGGGGCGCTGGATGATGGAGCAGGCGTTGGATGAGGTTTGGGCCCGTCCCCGGACGCGCCGGTTCTGGGTGCATACCTGCACGCTCGATGCGCCAGGCGCCTTGGGTTTCTATCAGGCGTGCGGTTTCACGCCCTACAAGCGGGCGATCGAGGTGTCGGATGATCCGCGTCTGGCCGGTCTGCTGCCGCGAGACGCAGCGCCCCAGGTTCCCGTGCTTTGA
- a CDS encoding metallophosphoesterase gives MYTLAHLSDPHLGPLPDPTVRELVSKRVLGYINWQSNRAASFTSEHLDGIVADLTARAPDHIAITGDLVNIAIEAELDPARRWLDGLGDPRDISLVLGNHDAYVPGALRKACDAWAPYLTGDHALHPGPFPYLRQRDDIAIIGVSSAVATGPFMATGHVGSGQAKRLTDMLARAGRDNAFRVVMIHHPPIRGATHWHKRLIGASRVRAAIREAGAELVLHGHTHVDSLNWIPGPDGPVPVVGVPSASHAPGTFHPGARYNLFTIERASGSAGTHGKWRCHMLERGFTAPGQGISDIREKTLSPEGPTKEHAPRHSLAQPSGL, from the coding sequence ATGTACACCCTCGCTCATCTATCAGATCCGCATCTCGGCCCCTTGCCCGATCCGACCGTCCGGGAACTGGTGTCCAAGCGCGTACTCGGTTACATCAACTGGCAAAGCAACCGCGCCGCAAGCTTCACCAGCGAGCATCTCGACGGAATCGTCGCCGATCTGACGGCCCGCGCGCCTGATCACATCGCCATCACCGGCGATCTGGTGAACATTGCCATCGAGGCGGAACTCGATCCCGCCCGGCGCTGGCTCGACGGACTGGGAGATCCCAGGGACATTTCCCTCGTCCTGGGCAATCACGACGCCTATGTGCCTGGCGCGCTGCGCAAGGCGTGCGACGCCTGGGCGCCTTATCTCACCGGCGACCACGCCCTCCACCCGGGCCCCTTCCCCTACCTGCGGCAGCGCGACGACATCGCGATCATCGGCGTCTCCAGCGCCGTGGCGACCGGCCCCTTCATGGCCACCGGTCATGTCGGCTCCGGCCAGGCCAAGCGGCTGACGGACATGCTGGCCCGCGCCGGGCGCGACAACGCGTTCCGGGTGGTGATGATCCATCACCCGCCAATCCGCGGCGCGACCCACTGGCACAAACGGCTGATCGGCGCCTCGCGCGTTCGCGCGGCCATTCGCGAGGCCGGCGCCGAGCTCGTCCTGCACGGCCATACCCACGTCGACAGTCTCAACTGGATTCCCGGACCCGATGGACCCGTGCCCGTGGTTGGCGTTCCCTCGGCATCACACGCCCCCGGAACCTTTCATCCCGGTGCGCGCTACAACCTGTTCACGATCGAACGCGCGAGCGGTTCGGCCGGAACTCACGGAAAATGGCGATGCCACATGCTCGAACGCGGCTTCACCGCGCCCGGGCAGGGAATTTCAGATATTCGGGAAAAGACGCTGAGCCCGGAAGGTCCAACCAAGGAGCACGCGCCTCGGCATTCGCTTGCTCAGCCGAGCGGGTTGTAG
- a CDS encoding YbaK/EbsC family protein, producing the protein MTDLPPSARRVSDAAAASGLAIAIIEMPGSTRTAQEAADACGCQVGQIVKSLVFQGARSGKPILLLVSGGNRVNEKAAAAHIGEALRRPDADYVRETTGFAIGGVPPFAHASAMDVYMDRDLFAHAEIWAAAGTPRCVFATNPQALCDTVGAVVIDVT; encoded by the coding sequence ATGACCGATCTACCGCCCAGCGCCCGGCGCGTCAGCGACGCGGCGGCGGCTTCCGGCCTCGCCATTGCGATCATCGAGATGCCGGGCTCCACGCGCACCGCGCAGGAGGCCGCCGACGCCTGCGGCTGCCAGGTCGGCCAGATCGTCAAGTCCCTGGTGTTTCAGGGAGCCCGGAGCGGCAAGCCGATCCTGCTGCTGGTTTCGGGCGGCAACCGGGTCAACGAGAAGGCGGCGGCGGCACACATCGGCGAAGCGCTGCGCAGGCCGGACGCCGACTATGTGCGCGAGACGACCGGGTTCGCCATCGGCGGCGTGCCGCCTTTCGCCCATGCCTCGGCGATGGACGTCTACATGGACCGCGATCTCTTCGCGCATGCCGAAATCTGGGCCGCCGCCGGCACCCCGCGCTGCGTGTTCGCCACGAATCCGCAGGCCCTGTGCGACACGGTCGGCGCCGTGGTGATCGACGTCACCTGA
- the mtnA gene encoding S-methyl-5-thioribose-1-phosphate isomerase has protein sequence MKIDGTHMRTIWTNGDGWSVEVIDQTRLPHVFATVTLRTMADAAHAISAMLVRGAPLIGATAAYGMCLQLREDDSDEAIDAAYETLHATRPTAINLKWALDEMRAALRNVPRGERAARAYERAAEICDEDVEICAAIGRNGLAIIRDIAARKAPGEPVNVLTHCNAGWLATVDWGTATAPIYMAHDEGIKMHVWVDETRPRNQGAALTAFELGHHGVPHTVIPDNSGGHLMQHGEVDMVIVGTDRTTATGDVCNKIGTYLKALAAKDNDVPFYVALPSPTIDFAISDGLREIPIEERPGAEVSRMTGLTRDGRIETVTIVADGSPVANHAFDVTPARLVTGLITEAGVLEANREAIAAAFPERSGGV, from the coding sequence ATGAAGATCGACGGAACGCACATGCGCACCATCTGGACCAATGGGGACGGCTGGTCGGTGGAGGTCATCGACCAGACCCGGTTGCCGCATGTCTTCGCCACGGTGACGCTGCGCACCATGGCCGACGCCGCACACGCGATCAGCGCCATGCTGGTGCGCGGCGCGCCGCTGATCGGCGCCACGGCCGCCTATGGCATGTGCCTGCAACTGCGCGAGGACGACAGCGACGAGGCCATAGACGCCGCCTATGAGACCTTGCACGCGACGCGGCCCACCGCGATCAACCTGAAGTGGGCGCTCGACGAGATGCGGGCGGCCTTGCGCAACGTGCCGCGCGGCGAACGCGCCGCACGCGCCTACGAGCGCGCCGCCGAGATCTGCGATGAGGACGTGGAGATCTGCGCCGCCATCGGCCGCAACGGACTGGCGATCATCCGCGACATCGCCGCGCGCAAGGCGCCGGGAGAGCCGGTCAACGTGCTCACGCACTGCAATGCCGGCTGGCTTGCGACCGTCGACTGGGGCACGGCGACCGCGCCGATCTACATGGCCCACGACGAGGGAATCAAGATGCATGTGTGGGTCGACGAGACGCGGCCGCGCAACCAGGGCGCCGCGCTGACCGCATTCGAGCTTGGCCATCACGGCGTCCCTCACACCGTGATCCCGGACAACTCCGGCGGACACCTGATGCAGCACGGCGAGGTCGACATGGTCATCGTCGGCACAGACCGCACGACGGCCACCGGCGATGTGTGCAACAAGATCGGCACCTATCTGAAGGCCCTGGCCGCCAAGGACAACGACGTGCCGTTCTACGTCGCTCTGCCCTCTCCCACCATCGACTTCGCGATCAGCGACGGACTTCGCGAGATCCCCATCGAAGAGCGGCCCGGCGCCGAGGTCTCGCGCATGACCGGACTGACCCGCGACGGGCGCATCGAGACGGTGACGATCGTCGCCGATGGCTCGCCCGTGGCCAACCATGCCTTCGACGTGACGCCCGCGCGCCTCGTGACCGGACTGATTACCGAGGCGGGGGTGCTTGAGGCGAACCGCGAAGCGATCGCCGCGGCCTTTCCAGAACGCAGCGGCGGCGTCTGA
- a CDS encoding NUDIX domain-containing protein has translation MGSMLESLRTIFKPLTKKAIALVSLMTRPMTLGVRTMVFDEQGRIFLVRHSYVPGWYLPGGGVDAGETLAQAAVRELREEGNIHANGPLELFGVYLNAGHSRRNHVALYIVRDWNQPGPPKMPGLEIVEVGFFDTTALPETTTAATRRRIAEVLDDAPRNEIW, from the coding sequence GTGGGGTCAATGCTGGAATCGCTTCGAACAATCTTCAAGCCGCTGACAAAGAAGGCAATCGCGCTCGTCAGCCTCATGACGCGGCCGATGACCCTTGGCGTGCGCACCATGGTGTTTGACGAACAGGGCCGGATCTTTCTCGTTCGTCACAGTTACGTGCCCGGCTGGTATCTGCCCGGCGGCGGCGTCGACGCGGGCGAGACCTTGGCCCAGGCCGCGGTGCGGGAGTTGCGCGAGGAAGGAAACATCCATGCGAACGGGCCGCTTGAGCTCTTCGGAGTGTATCTGAACGCCGGTCATTCGAGGCGCAACCATGTCGCGCTTTACATTGTCCGCGACTGGAACCAGCCGGGGCCGCCGAAAATGCCTGGCCTGGAAATCGTGGAGGTCGGATTCTTCGACACCACGGCCTTGCCCGAAACAACCACCGCGGCGACGCGCCGGCGCATCGCCGAGGTCCTCGACGATGCGCCGCGCAACGAGATCTGGTAG
- a CDS encoding FliH/SctL family protein, giving the protein MASRPTPERFLFNQELLAPKKPEKVEPEVAAEPTITVREHQKLLADAEKRGHQKGLAAGRAEVVDKEADRLAGEADRLTSSVDALLKGIEGEQERLEKDAVGLAFLAARRFAAHLIAREPLGEVVALLSECLGPLRRQPHVVVRINERDSDRLKNAVDGLVYEKGFEGRLVILGEPDLERGDCRIEWADGGLLRDRKALEKQIEALVRRYFTARDDVRKASARAAPASDTTGA; this is encoded by the coding sequence ATGGCATCCAGACCTACCCCGGAGCGCTTCCTGTTCAACCAGGAGCTGTTGGCGCCGAAGAAGCCGGAGAAAGTGGAACCCGAGGTTGCCGCCGAGCCGACGATCACCGTGCGTGAACATCAGAAGCTGCTCGCAGACGCCGAGAAGCGCGGCCATCAGAAGGGGCTCGCCGCGGGCCGCGCCGAGGTGGTCGACAAGGAGGCCGATCGGCTTGCCGGCGAAGCGGACAGGCTCACGAGTTCCGTGGATGCTTTGCTGAAGGGCATCGAAGGCGAGCAGGAACGGCTGGAAAAGGATGCCGTCGGATTGGCGTTTCTCGCCGCGCGGCGGTTTGCGGCGCATCTGATCGCTCGCGAGCCGCTTGGCGAGGTGGTGGCCTTGCTGTCGGAGTGCCTGGGGCCGCTGCGCCGCCAGCCGCATGTGGTGGTGCGGATCAACGAGCGCGACAGCGACCGGCTCAAGAACGCCGTTGACGGTTTGGTGTACGAGAAGGGGTTCGAGGGGCGCCTGGTGATCCTTGGCGAACCCGACCTGGAGCGTGGCGATTGCCGCATCGAATGGGCCGACGGAGGCCTGCTGCGCGACCGCAAGGCGCTTGAGAAGCAGATAGAGGCGCTTGTGCGGCGCTATTTCACGGCGCGTGATGATGTTCGCAAGGCCAGCGCGCGCGCCGCGCCGGCCAGCGACACGACGGGAGCTTGA
- the fliN gene encoding flagellar motor switch protein FliN, translated as MSETEERGGMPLEELSVPTLDRAETPAPTAKSASDLEAVFDVPVRVSAVLGHSRMHVSDLLKLSSGTVLELDRKVGEAIDIYVNDRLVARGEVVLVEDKLGVTMTEMIKTDR; from the coding sequence ATGAGCGAAACAGAAGAACGCGGCGGAATGCCCCTTGAGGAACTCTCGGTGCCAACGCTCGACCGCGCCGAGACCCCGGCGCCCACCGCCAAATCGGCTTCCGATCTGGAGGCTGTCTTTGACGTTCCTGTCCGGGTTTCGGCCGTTTTGGGACACTCCAGGATGCATGTGTCCGACCTGCTGAAGCTGTCGTCGGGCACCGTGCTCGAGCTCGACCGGAAGGTCGGCGAAGCGATCGATATCTATGTCAATGACCGTCTTGTGGCGCGCGGCGAAGTGGTGCTCGTGGAAGACAAGCTCGGCGTGACGATGACGGAAATGATCAAAACGGACCGGTAG